The genomic interval CTTACTTCCAGACgcttccttcagctctcaatgaaagcaccaaaatgttgaccgaggttttcagcaaccaatataataataatatttaagaaagctgtaagaagttaatgcacgagatttttacgtggttggggcattaatgagccttactccacgagtctttgttatttttgagagtatttattacagagaatgttcttggtggtttttctctctagttcttatgaaacccagaattctcgacccctgccttaatgagtttggggggtatttatagtgtttttatggggtgatccccagaaccgAGGTACATGTCTTTCTGTAATATTCAGTAAAGGCACACATTCCCAACGAGTACATCATAggaaatgcatggtctaatccctaggcttTTTTAGGGGTTAGATGGATGTAATCCATTATCCTTTCTTGAGTGGTGTGATTTCTCATAAAGTAGTCGTCAGTAGGCTCATTAATCATAGGGTAATAGCTGCAGAAGGGCGGTTACGCCGTCAGATTTTAATACTtatggcagtttcaatacgccttctcccatgcggcattaaatgcgaggtaaCTGTTCAGATAGGATTTGATACCTCCCGGAGGTGCTTTGTTATAGCCTTGCTCTCCGGGAGTATGTGAGACActcatgccttctccgggaggcatgttaAATGCTGATCCTATTAATCAAGGGGACTTAGTCGAATTATCCCAAAGTCTTGCTTCTTTAATCCACGTGTCACAGTcaggttggtccacgtattttggacaaaataaagagcaacaacaataataatatgcaatTATATAATGTAATTTCATTATTACTATacattgaaaaatatttttcttaacttattagttattatttatatacaataaattttaattttctattattattttactaataaaattaaaataataaccgCGCGAAGAGCGGTTATATTGCCTAGTTTctcataaactaaaaattatgttatatagccacattttatatagaatagatattctACATATATTAAAGCATTACACAATTTAAATTATCTAAATACTTTTAAAGTACTTTATACTTTATGTAGTTAAGATTAAATACAcatctatatattataatttgtgGGTActcgtttatatatatacatcgaTTGATGAATTACGTCCACAGCTTTTTCAAGGAGAGCAATTAATCGGTTTATCCATACACATGGAAGAGCTAAAGACAGTGAGTGATAAGTTAGAGGTTTCCAGTGCTCCAAAATCTTAATGATCATCTTTATCTTGATAAATCACTTTCAAATATATCAAACCAAataaactttatacatttatataataaGTAAaacatattgatatatatatattcagatATAAATTAGTATTAGTAAAAGGAAAAAATGGttgattaatatataattaagattcaATGGTTCAATGATTACATTACTTGACTAATAAAAATTAAGGAAGCAAATACATCGATCTGAAGAAacgaaacaaaagccaataatCTAGTATGAAAAGAGCTTAGAATTAATCTCATGTTGGACTAATTCTTAATAAGCCATTTTCAACATTTATTATGGTATGGTTACAAAAACAGTTGGAATAATGGAACTACTGTAGTAGTACTAGCTGCTAgtacaattaatatataaatgtaagAGAGTACTAGCTGATGTAGAGATGAAGTTTGACAGCGAGAAAGAAGATGCAAACGAGAGCGAAGTAAAGAAGAGAATGAATGAGAATGGAAGCTCCACTGGTCTGGAAGTTGCCGAACTCCACACACCCATGGCGCCCTGGAACTTGGAATAGCAGTCCTGGGGTTAACAGCACGAACAGCACCACTGCCACGAACACTGGGCCCCAGTCTgacataattatttattatatatatagtgaaGTTGTGAAGAAATTAATAGAgaactatatatatagaatGATGAGTAGTACTTAATTTGGTTGGTGGGGATGTTTAAGTTTTGGTGTATATATAGGGGAGTTTACatgaatgtatatatgtatataattgaAATACAGAGGAGACTTTGATGTGAAGAAAGGAAGATATATAGAGAATGAGTATGAGTCTTAGTATTAGTATCAGTCTGAGTATTAGTGGGGCGGAAACTTGTGGAGACCAATTAACTTCGATTCACTCCCTCCTTATTGCAATTAATATTCCTAAGCCCTCGATCCCCACAATATACCatttataaaatagagaaatgctaaaggccACTAGTGGTGCCTAGTTCTCTCTTATATACGtgttaatatcgctattggttcaattaagtatcgggtccgacatagtttaatataataatttttagggagtcactacaaaaaactgctacttttagtgacaactttttagttacaacataatttttttgtgattaaatgtgacttttagttacaacaaaatgttacgtgtgactaaaacataatatttagttacaagctgtcactaatttagttttagtcacaacaagtattgtgactaaaaatacatttagtcacaacaaattgtaatttttgtgactaatactt from Cannabis sativa cultivar Pink pepper isolate KNU-18-1 chromosome 4, ASM2916894v1, whole genome shotgun sequence carries:
- the LOC115712291 gene encoding uncharacterized protein LOC115712291, whose translation is MSDWGPVFVAVVLFVLLTPGLLFQVPGRHGCVEFGNFQTSGASILIHSLLYFALVCIFFLAVKLHLYIS